A part of Candidatus Moraniibacteriota bacterium genomic DNA contains:
- a CDS encoding ATP-grasp domain-containing protein: MRKVLLLFGKSNWENKVPFNDRGRQYSYELFYSLCKQGGIQMYRASYQWYDYKKNIFRHAWTYEDNQWKRVHDIIPDIIYDKTRSHAESSYKKESIGMHYSFINDLHFTRIIDDKFLSSLLFQEWSKKSILVRNPTELQKNISEITTEKVVLKPINESGGKGIQIFEKENAKDISFSGEHIIQDFIDSSHGVPNISSKMHDFRIILVNDAIIYAYIREPKSGSFLANLAQGGSLRIIHNKDIPQSVRPIIDRAQSIFSSFQPKIYTIDIMFDKNRFPWIVELNSMPGLYFTPEERPSMEKMYHALLAVFQEKLSSL; the protein is encoded by the coding sequence ATGAGAAAAGTACTCCTCCTCTTCGGGAAAAGCAATTGGGAAAATAAAGTTCCGTTTAACGATAGGGGGCGCCAATATTCTTACGAACTATTCTATTCTCTCTGCAAGCAGGGAGGAATTCAGATGTACCGCGCATCCTACCAGTGGTATGATTACAAGAAAAATATATTCCGTCACGCATGGACATACGAAGATAATCAATGGAAACGTGTCCACGACATAATTCCGGATATTATCTACGACAAGACAAGAAGTCATGCAGAATCATCCTACAAAAAAGAATCTATCGGAATGCACTATTCCTTCATAAACGATTTGCACTTTACTCGAATAATTGATGATAAATTTCTTTCCAGTTTACTCTTCCAGGAATGGAGCAAGAAAAGCATACTCGTTAGAAATCCGACAGAGCTTCAAAAAAATATTTCCGAAATTACAACAGAAAAAGTTGTATTAAAACCGATAAACGAAAGCGGAGGAAAAGGGATTCAAATTTTTGAAAAAGAAAATGCAAAAGACATATCATTTTCAGGTGAACATATCATTCAAGATTTTATAGATTCCTCCCATGGCGTGCCGAACATATCATCAAAAATGCATGATTTCCGTATAATTCTCGTTAACGATGCCATAATATACGCCTATATACGTGAGCCAAAATCTGGGAGCTTTCTTGCTAATCTCGCTCAAGGAGGGAGTTTAAGGATTATTCACAACAAGGATATTCCTCAATCAGTCCGTCCGATTATTGATAGAGCACAATCAATCTTTTCATCATTTCAACCAAAGATTTATACAATCGACATCATGTTCGACAAAAACAGATTCCCATGGATTGTTGAACTCAACTCCATGCCTGGTCTCTATTTCACGCCCGAAGAAAGACCCAGTATGGAAAAAATGTATCACGCGCTTTTAGCAGTCTTTCAAGAGAAACTCTCCTCACTCTAA
- a CDS encoding ATP-dependent zinc protease — protein sequence MFHFLEAWKRSRDILGMNARNLDYLRPYNKRRAKRLADDKMACKRLLTKHELPVPALLARIKDAHEIENFDWSSLPGSFALKPNHGFGGEGIIVVYGKKKDTEHTWIKADGSLVTIEDLKTHIRNILDGSFSLANIPDSAFFEERLKLLKLFKPYTFKGVPDIRIVIYNKVPVMAMLRLPTKESGGRANLQQGAIGVGIDLASGTTTTAVWGKNRIIENIPGTRLVLSGIRIPYWKDILKMAIEAQQVSGLGFLGADVAIDRDRGPVFLELNARPGLSIQVANLDGLKGRLERVSGLTIKTVEKGLRMGMDLFGGEIEEELEEISGKKIIGTVEKVKLIGKNGKEIEVEAKIDTGADSTSIDTELARELGFGETVDGYQSAQKTWGNLSALDRETRWKMFEGIPNVVSSVPVKSSHGTTYRIKIEIQVVINSFVILTKVTLIDRSELDYPVIIGKKNLRKFLVDVTK from the coding sequence ATGTTCCACTTTCTCGAAGCCTGGAAAAGAAGTCGGGATATTCTCGGCATGAATGCACGCAATCTCGACTATCTGCGCCCTTACAACAAGCGCCGAGCAAAGCGTCTCGCCGACGACAAAATGGCGTGCAAGCGACTCCTCACCAAGCATGAGCTCCCTGTTCCCGCCCTCCTTGCTCGTATCAAAGATGCACACGAGATCGAGAATTTCGACTGGTCATCCCTTCCTGGGAGCTTTGCCCTAAAGCCAAATCACGGCTTTGGCGGCGAAGGAATCATCGTCGTCTATGGGAAGAAAAAGGATACCGAGCACACCTGGATCAAGGCAGACGGATCCCTTGTTACAATTGAAGATTTGAAAACACATATCCGAAATATTCTCGATGGTTCCTTTTCACTCGCAAATATCCCCGACTCCGCATTCTTTGAAGAGCGACTGAAACTCCTCAAACTTTTCAAGCCATACACCTTCAAGGGCGTCCCTGATATTCGCATCGTCATCTACAACAAGGTGCCCGTCATGGCGATGCTCCGCCTCCCAACCAAAGAGTCCGGCGGACGCGCCAACCTCCAACAGGGCGCAATCGGCGTCGGCATAGACCTCGCCTCCGGGACAACAACAACCGCCGTCTGGGGCAAGAATCGCATCATCGAGAACATCCCCGGCACCCGACTTGTCCTCTCTGGTATCCGCATCCCCTATTGGAAAGATATCCTCAAAATGGCGATCGAAGCACAGCAAGTCTCCGGACTCGGATTCCTCGGCGCTGACGTCGCTATCGATCGCGATCGCGGCCCAGTCTTCCTCGAACTAAATGCTCGCCCGGGACTCTCGATACAAGTCGCCAACCTTGATGGACTAAAAGGTCGACTCGAGCGCGTCTCAGGACTCACCATCAAAACCGTCGAGAAGGGTTTACGTATGGGCATGGATCTCTTCGGTGGCGAGATTGAAGAAGAACTTGAGGAAATCTCCGGCAAGAAAATCATTGGCACCGTAGAAAAAGTGAAACTCATCGGCAAAAACGGCAAAGAAATAGAAGTTGAAGCAAAAATAGACACCGGCGCCGACTCCACCTCGATTGATACCGAGCTTGCACGAGAGTTGGGATTTGGGGAAACTGTGGATGGCTATCAGAGTGCGCAAAAAACATGGGGGAACCTCTCTGCACTCGACCGTGAAACACGATGGAAAATGTTCGAGGGAATTCCGAATGTTGTTTCATCTGTCCCAGTAAAGTCTTCGCATGGCACCACGTATCGAATTAAGATAGAAATACAAGTTGTCATAAATTCGTTTGTTATCCTCACAAAAGTTACCCTCATCGACCGTTCGGAATTAGACTATCCCGTTATTATTGGAAAAAAGAATCTACGGAAGTTTTTAGTGGACGTAACGAAATAA